The Vibrio agarivorans genome contains the following window.
TTCATTGTTATTCTCCAATTCTTTTCACACGCTGTGCTTTATCTCTGTCGCGCGAATCATTTTTTAACGCGCGGATTGTACCACAGGTAATTCGGTTAATTTACTGCTCACCAAGCCATTGGTTCCACAATCGTGTCACTTGTTGGCGCTCACCGACAAAACGGTCATCGGCAACATCGGCATCAAGGTTCAATAGGTTGCGATGATGGATTTGATCGCGCATCGTTGTGTAGGCTTGTGTGATCGCCATTGCGTCCACTTCTTCCATGACCCCTTGCGCCATCAGCGATTCAAAGATTCGCACATTATCGGACCAACGAGTCAGTTTCGGCGTGGCATGGCTCTCTTTTAAGACTAGATATTGCGCCAAAAATTCAATGTCGGTGATCCCGCCTTGGTCTTGCTTCAACATAAAGCGCCCGGCTTTCTTGCCCCCTAGGTGATCACGCATCTTGATGCGCATCTTTACAACGTCATCTCTCAATTTAGCAGGGTCACGATCAAGACCTAATATATCGTGGCGCGTTGCCGCAAATGCCTGTTGTAGTGGCGCGTCGCCATAAATCATGCGGGCTCTGACTAAAGCTTGATGCTCCCATGTCCATGCATCTTGATGTTGGTACTCGTCAAACGCGTCTGTTGGACTAACTAACAAGCCCGATGCGCCCGATGGCCTTAAGCGCGTATCCACTTCGTATAGAATTCCTGAAGCAGTACGAGTTGAAAATATATGAATGATTCTCTGTGCCAGACGCAGATAAAACTGACGCCCATCGATCTCTTTCTTACCGTCAGTGTAGACATTCACTGGGCAATCATGCATGAAGACAATATCAAGGTCAGAGTTATAACCCAGCTCCCAACCACCCACTTTTCCGTAGCCGACAACGGCAAAACCTTTGCCCTCACGATCTTTAACGTGGGTTGGTTCACCATACTTTTCAGCCATTTGCTGCCATGCTTGATGCACAACAGCTTCGACGATCGCTTCAGCAAGATAGGTTAAGTGATCACTCACTTTCATTACCGGAAGCACGCCCGCGATATCTGCCGCCGCAATCTTCAAAATACAGATCTGTTTGAACTGGCGCAGCGCTTCCATCTGCTGCTCCATATCGTCTTCAGGTATACGGGCCAAATAGTCGCGCAATTCGCTGCGGTACGCATCAAGCTCAATCGGGTGATACAAATGCTGCGGGTCAATTAGCTCATCCAACAAGATTGGATAGCGACTCAACTGCTCTGAAATCATCGGGCTTGCGGTACACAAACGAACTAACTGAACTAACGCAGCAGGATGCTCATCAAGAAGCTCAAGATAAGTGGTTCGAGTCACAATATTGTGTAGCAAGTGCAGCACTCGTGGCAGACCAAATTGCGCATCAGGATGCTGATAAATCGCTTCAAATACTTTTGGCATCAAGCGGTTGAGTACCTCGCGCCCACGTGGTCCGAGTGTTTTCTTGGCTAAGTCCTGCTTAAATCGGGTGATTACGCTGCGCTGAGACTCTGGCTCTTCAATGTTAAGGTCTTGCTGCAATATATGATCAATCACATCATCTTTATCGGCCATATCCCACAATTCATGGAAGTGCTTGGCTATCGACTCGCCACACTCCTCTTCGTCATAACCGATTAAGGCTTCAAACACTTTGTGAACATTCGCCATGTGCTGACGTGTGTGTTGCGTCAAGACATCCCAGTTTTCATGCCCCATGGCTGTAGCAAGTTTTAACTGCTCCAAATCACCGTCAGGTAAGGTTTGCGTTTGCTTGTCCGCCATCGCTTGCAATAAGTTTTCTAGGCGACGTAAATAAGCGTAGGCCTGCTGCAGCTCTGCCACCTCACCACACTGTAATAGGTCTAGCTCATCAATGGCTTGCAGTGTTTCTAGTAAACCACGGCCGCGCAAACTTGGCTCTCGCCCACCTCGAATCAACTGGAAAACCTGTGCAATAAACTCAATTTCACGGATACCACCGGCACCGAGCTTGATGTTATTAGATAGGCCGCGACGACGCACTTCACTGCTGATCATCGACTTCATACGACGCAGTGATTGGATCGCACTAAAATCGATATAACGGCGGAAAACAAATGGGCGCAGCATTTTACGCAGCTCTTGATACTCTGGGTACATCTCACGCCCCATCACTCGCGCTTTGATCATCGCATAGCGTTCCCAGTCACGCCCCTGCTCTTGGTAATAATCTTCCAGCGCGGCATAACTCATTACTAGAGGACCACTTTCACCAAACGGTCGTAGACGCATATCTACGCGGTAACAGAAACCATCGAAGGTCTGCTGATCGAGCGCTTTAATAATCCGTTGCCCTAAACGGGTAAAGAACTGGGCATTGGCTATGGAGCGACGTGCACCTTGGGTTTCGCCGTTTTCAGGATAAGTGAAGATTAAGTCAATATCGGAAGAGAAATTCAGCTCACCACCACCCAGCTTACCCATGCCAATAATGAGCATCGGTTGTGCTTCGCCTTGCGCGTTCATCGGGGTGCCCCACTCACTGCAGCAAGCATCGTATTGCCAACGATAAGTCTCAAAGATCATCGACTCTGCCAATTGGGAAAGATGTTCCAAGCTCTCTTCTAGCGCCCAGCTCTGAGTGAAATCACGCCATGCGATGTAAACCATCTCACGGTTTCTAAACTGACGAAGTACACGATGCCCGCCCATCTCATTGACACTGTTTTCCAATAGCTTGGCCAGTCGCTCACGATAACCCGAAGCTCGCTCTGGGCTTTGCAGCATATCTGGAAGCAAGGCACCAAGTTCATCATCGCGGACTAAAGCATCAACGATAAACTGACTTAACCCTGCGACATACTCGAGTTGGCTGCGCATCGGCTCAGACCATGATTGAAACCATGCTTTATCAACAAGTGTTTCTAATGCGCTTTGTGAGTGCGTAAGTAAAGCTGAAGGGAGCTGTGGTATAGCTGGCAACGTCATGAGCAGTCCTTGTAACCCAAAAGAGTTGATATTACTCATAGCTTAACGTAATCAGAGGCTTGAGCAATAAAAAAGCCCACCGGAATCGGTGGGCTGAGCGGTAGATTCAATAATTAAACTTTAAAAGAAGCAATTTTGGCATCTAGCTCTGTGGCATTCGCCTGCATGAGCTCAGAAGTTTCAAGCAACTCAGCCATCACGGTGACAGAGCCATCAACCAACTCTCGGACATTGGTTAGGTTTTGATTCATCTCTTCTGCTACACCACTTTGCTGACCGGCAGCGGTCGCTATCTGGAAGTTCATATCATTGATTTCGCTAACTTGGTTAACGATACCATCAAGCTCAGTGCCGGCATTGGTGACCAAATCGACACTCTCTGCCGCTTCCACCACGCTTTTTTCCATTAGCTCTACTGCACTGTTAGCGCTGTCTTGTAGCTGCGTGATCATGTCTTGAATTTCAATCGTCGCTTTTTGGGTACTTTGAGCCAGGTTACGCACTTCATCCGCTACCACAGCAAAACCACGACCCGCTTCACCCGCACGCGCCGCTTCTATCGCTGCATTCAATGCAAGAAGGTTAGTTTGCTCTGAAATACCCTGAATCGTGCCGACAACGCTGCTAATAGCGGCGACTCGCTCTTCGACCTTATTCACAGCGCCAGCTGACTGGGCGATGTCATTAGATAGTTCACTGATCTTGGAAATCGTGCCACCTACAAACTCTTGACCGCGTTGCGCTTGCCCTGAAGCACTTTCCGTCAACGATGAGGCTGTCTGAGCATGATCTGCCACAGTTTGAACGGTCGAGCTCATCTCGCTCATCGCCGTGGCCAGTTGATCTATCTCATTAAACTCTTCTTGTGCCGCTTCCTTCGTCTCAGCCATGCTCAGCGTCATCACTTCAGTGAGTGAGATCAACTCTTGTGAAGCACTAATTTGTGTTTTGATTACATCCTGTAATTGGAAACGAGTGGTTTCGAGTTCACGAGCCACATCACCGTACTCGTCTTTGCACTCCATATCGATTTTTTGCGAAAGATCTTTACCCGCCATAGTCTGAATCGACTCACTCAAATATTGAGTCTGGCGCAGCATAACGCGAGCGGCAAATAGCAATAGAGAAATGAAGATAACGATCATGACGCCCGTTTGCCAAACCACTTGTACAAGATACTGCTCGTAATGGTGCTGAGCGAGATTGGCATCTTGAGTCGCCGATAGAAGGGCTTGATAGAAGGTGCTCGCATCCCACAGCTGTTTTGCCACAAGCAATACAGTGCTGAACACCATCAACATGATCATTTTCGGCACGAGTCGCGCATCAGTGATGAGCTTTTCCCAAGGTTTGAAACTGAGTTTATTCATGACACTACTCCACGAATTGAGTGCAATATTGAGGATCACACTCAGATTAATTTACGGTAATCATTACTGGGGTTAGCGGAAAATTTATACAGAACTTGAGTATTTTTGGTCGACTGAACATGGGGGGAGACGTCAGATAAGACTGTTCGTTGCTGATTTAATTCGCGCTGTTTAATTAGTCACAGCATATCAAATTCAATTAGCGAAAGGGGTGTGATATTACTCCAAAATGACAGGAGTTATCGGTTCTGTGAGCGAGCACATTAAGTGCCAGTAACACGGCGTCAAAAAACAAACGGGACTCCATTCCGAAGTCCCGTTTATCACAACTTATTGTAAAGCACTTTGCACATTACATATGAAAGGCGACATTAATCACGCCAATATGGTTGCGTGTCGACACTGATGCGACGTGTCTGCTCCATAGCGTGCAAAATAGAGGTCTCTTGTCGCTGCAGCCAGCGTTTTAACTGATCCAGTTCATCACCCTCGAGCTTATCAAGGAAAGTCTCGAGTTGTTTCAACATTTGTAAGTCGACGATACCTTGCATCAAATCAGCCCACGGAAGACGGAAGCGGTTACGATCTTCTGCATCATATAAGTTCGCAAAACTGACACCGGTATAAAGGTTACGCATCAAACGATACTGTTGGTCAATATACTCTTGGCGACATAGCTCTTTCTCCGGCGGGAACGCTTCCACCAGCTCAGCCCATGTACGATCGAGTTGTTTACCCGAAAAGGCCACAATATTACTCGCCATTTTTTCGCGGGCTTTGTCGTCTAGGAAAGGCTGCCAACCGCGGGTCAAAATCCAGCGGCTCAAATCCAGCAACAAACCGGTATAACGTGCAGAGGAGAGTAACGTTAAACTCTCTTCACGCTCTGGCAATTGCGCTTCAACCTGTTTCAGTTCTTCAACAATAAACTTGCGGGCATCGAGTTTGCGCAGCACATGGCCTTTGTCTTCAAGCAGGTCTTCAAGGCAGTCATAGTCATCTAGCCATTCAAGCTCTTGCTCAAGCCACTTAAGCTCTTGGCGCAGCAGTGCACTTGCGCGACGTGGTACGACACCGCCGTACACCGTAAAGATTTGGCGAATGTAGCTAATCGCATGACGAATTTCATGCAGCGCTTCAATAGAAGGGCGCTCGATATAAATCTGCTCGTGGTAGTGCCAATGAGATAGCGCATGCTCAAGCGCGTTAACTAAACAGGTTTCTACACTGTCACTCGATTGAGTATTAACGAGCGGCAGTGGTACAACCTCATCGCTTTCATGACCATACGCCAAGCGATAGCCTTTTGCTGCTTTGCTCATATTACCAAGGCGCATACCTCCATCTTCGGAGAATGCTCGAGCGAGTGTGAATAGTGCTTCGGTTTGGCCTGACTTAAGCTCCAGCTCCACCTCACAAATCGGCTCTTGTTTATCACCAGACTCAACCAGACCTTGGTCAAAGGCCACTTCCACTTGGCTGCCATCTGGCATACCAATAAGCCACTGCTCACGAGTGAAATTGGTTGAGAAAATCGGGATCAACTGCGCTTGAACCTCTTCTACAGTACGGCCTTCTGGCCATATTTCTGTAGGGTGAAGTGTCAGTTCAGGTTTGTTAGATGTGTGTTCAGCGTTGAACTCAGGACGCTGGTGCAGGCCAGCAACAACACGGCCTGACGTTTTGACGGTTTGTACGAACACACCATCAAAGCAGCGAATTCTTAAGCCTATGTCGTGACGACGTAGCCAGTTATCCGCAGTATCGAAGTAGGTATTTCCCAGTTCTCGACAGCTATGCTGAAGTACTTTGGTTTCATCGAGTTTTGCTCGCAAAGTATCGGAAAAATCAGATGAAACAAAAAACTTCAACTCTATCTCGGTTTCCATATATCCACCTTATAAAACAGATAGGTGAAGCATATTGCTTAACTGAGGGATCAGCAAGAAGGAAATAACACCTGAATGATGATCTAAAACAGTTTTAATGTGGCATTTTATGGGTTAACATTCGCGCCTTTATAGCCATCGTTCAACATTTCGCCAGATTATGGCCTATGTTTTTTTTAGGGTTATAGCAATTAGGTTTTAAAACCATGCCAGTAAATACCATTATGGGGTTGTTCGCAAAGTCCCCTATTAAACCTTTGCAACGTCACGTTGTATGCGTGAATGAATGCTGCTCTCACTTAATCAACTTCTTTGAGGTTTCTTCAAAGGGTGATTGGGAAAAAGCATCTGAAATTCGTGCTCAAATCTCGCATCTTGAAAAAGAGGCGGATGTACTAAAGCGTGAGATCCGTTTGAAACTACCACGTGGATTGTTCTTGCCAGTCGATCGTACTGACATGCTTGAGCTTCTCACGCAGCAAGACAAACTAGCCAACCTTGCCAAAGATATTGCTGGCCGAGTTTACGGTCGCCAGCTCATCATTCCTGAACCTATGCAACAGAACTTCATCGCTTATGTTAAGCGCTGTCTCGATGCTGCTGATCAAGCTCAAAAAGTGATTAATGAGCTAGATGAACTGCTAGAAACCGGTTTTAAAGGCCGTGAAGTCACCCTCGTTGCAGAGATGATTCACCAATTAGACGTGATTGAAGATGACACTGACTCAATGCAGATTGAGTTGCGTCAACAACTGATGGCTCTCGAAGATAGCCTCAGCCCAATCGACGCTATGTTCCTCTATAAGATTTTAGAATGGGTGGGCGGAATCGCAGACCAAGCTCAACGTGTTGGAGCACGTCTAGAGCTTATGCTTTCTCGTTCATAATTCAGAAACTAACACTGAGTAACGAAGGTCATTCAAATTATCGGCAATGCAATCGCAGTGACGCGGATTATTGCGCCCGTTTTTTGTCTGTCCCGCTTGTTACAAACAACTAGGTAATACAATGGATATCCTCGCTAACTACGGTACTATCCTAATTCTGATCGCAGCTCTCTTTGGTTTTATGATGGCTGTGGGTATCGGTGCAAATGACGTAGCGAACGCTATGGGCACCTCAGTTGGTTCAAAAGCACTGACTGTAAAACAAGCGATCATCATCGCGATGATCTTCGAGTTTGCCGGCGCTTACCTTGCCGGTGGTGAAGTAACTGATACCATCCGTAAGGGTGTTATTGATACCACACTATTTGCTGATAAGCCTGATGTGCTTGTGTTCGGCATGCTGTCTGCGCTTCTTGCTGCGGGTACTTGGCTGCTGCTTGCGTCATACATGGGTTGGCCGGTTTCAACCACTCACTCAATCATCGGTGCGATCATCGGTTTTGCTTGTGTATCCGTGGGTACAGAAGCGGTTGACTGGAGTAGTGTTCAAGGCATCGTTGGCAGCTGGATTGTTACCCCATTGATATCGGGCTTCTTTGCCTATCTTATCTTTGTCAGTGCACAACGTCTGATTTTTGATACTGAGCGCCCTCTGATGAATGCAAAGCGTTTTGTGCCTGTGTACATGTTCATCACGACGATCGTGATTGCCCTTGTTACTATCAAAAAAGGCCTAAAACACATCGGTCTGCACCTATCAACGGGTGAAGCTTGGATTGCAGCGATTGCTGTTTCAACTCTCGTGATGGTCGGTGGCTATGTTTACATTCAGAAGAAGTTTGCCAACCGTGAAGACGACCACAGCTTTGCTGGTGTTGAAGGCATCTTCTCTGTACTGATGGTTATCACTGCGTGTGCAATGGCATTTGCTCACGGCTCAAACGACGTAGCGAACGCGATTGGCCCTCTGTCGGCAGTAGTATCAACCGTAGAGCACATGGGCGAAATTACCGCTAAAAGCCGTATTGCATGGTGGATCCTTCCTCTGGGTGGTGTCGGTATCGTTGTGGGTCTAGCGACACTAGGCCACAAAGTAATGGCGACAGTAGGTACTGGTATTACTGAACTTACACCTAGCCGTGGTTTTGCCGCTCAGCTTGCTACTGCATCAACGGTTGTTCTAGCGTCTGGTACTGGCCTTCCAATCTCGACGACTCAAACACTAGTCGGTGCGGTTCTGGGTGTGGGTTTTGCTCGTGGCATCGCTGCGCTAAACCTTGGCGTTGTTCGTAACATCGTTGCGTCTTGGATTGTTACACTGCCTGCAGGTGCCCTGCTTGCCGTTGTCTTCTTCTATGGAATTCAAGCAGCATTTGTTTAACGCTTACTGACGTAAAGTCCAGTAAAAAGTCAGAGTCAAGTTAAGACAATGTCATTATTGACTCAAACGCACATTAAGGGAGGCTTTGCCTCCCTTCTTTGTTGCACCGAGGCTTGAAAATTCTTACTATCTCTTCAGTTTTATCGTTCTGTCTCACTCAGACTCGAAACCGCTATAGAAAGCTCGTAGCCGTTAGACAGACAAACCCCCTATTGGAAGGATTACCCGTGAAAAAGCTGATCTATCTGGTTTTACTAGCTGTAACGTCTGTTTCTACAGCTTTCGCTCAAGACCACTACATCGCAGATAAACTGTTTACGTACATGCACTCAGGCCCAGGTACCGAGTTTAGAATTATTGGCAGCGTTAACGCCGGTGATAAAGTTCAACTAACAAACACTAACCGTGCAGCAGGCTACAGTGAAGTTGTAGATAGCCGAGGCCGTAAAGGCTGGGTCGAAAGTAAGTTTGTTACGACTCAACAGAGCATGGCGATCCGACTACCTAAAGTAGAAAAAGAGCTTGCACAGGCGAACGAAGCCTTATCAAATGCTCGCTCATCGGCAGACAGTGAAAAAGCGGGGTTAATTGACTCACTAGAGGCACGCAATCAGCAACTGTCTGAGCTTGAAGAGACCAACACAGAACTGAACAAGCAGCTAACGACATCACAGACAGAGATTCGTGAGCTTCGCGCTCGTTTAGATACGCAAAAAGAAGACCTACTGCTTAAGTACTTCATGTATGGTGGCGGTGTTGCTGGTCTTGGCCTGTTGTTTGGCTTGCTCCTTCCACACATCATGCCACGTCGTAAAAAGTCTCCTGCAGGCTGGGCATAGTGATTTAGCTAGACAATTATCAATACACTAGGTAATTGCCACGGTGCTATACAACAGTACTTCAATAAAAAATGGTCGCGAAATGCGACCATTTTTTTATCTATTTGTCCGCAGAGAGTTGTCCGCAGACAGCAAAATACGTTAGCCTTTCCAGTCATACAGGGCTGGTATACGTAAGCGCTCACCTTCGAAGCGAATCACACATGATTGTGGCTCTATACTTTCCAGCACCACGCCCCCATTCAACTCATCCCCTTGCATGTATTCAACATCATTAATCTTAACCCAGCGCTTATCCTCTGCGCGTGAATAGACATGGGTTTGAAAATTCATTGCAGGCAATCGCCCATAATAATCGTTACTGTTTTGCGCCAAAGCGATAACACGCTGTTGTGATGGTGTTGTCGCTATCTGAGTAGAGGTGTTTGACGTGGGTTCATTTGTGGTTGACGGCTGCGACATCACTGACTGCAGGCGCTGAGCTATCTCTGGGGATAGCTGACTCAAATCAAGGTTAGCTAACGGATCATCAGCAATAACCTCCGCCCCACTCGGCGAGGTCACTGGTGGTATATTCGATTCAGTTTCTGGCAATAAACTGTATGAATCACTTTGATGATGAGCAACAGCAGGTTTTTTAGGCACGCTGACGAGCGCTTGCAGAGGTGCTACCTGAGAAAGAGTATATGCCACATCAATACGCTCTATCTGCTGGACAACCTCAACCTCTTGCTGAGATTGAAGACTACTATGAACACGGTAGTCTTGAACGTATTGAGCGCCAAAGTAAGCGATCGAGCATAAGCTCGGGAGCAACAACGCGAAGCTTGCAAGAGGCCAAGAAAAGCGCGGAGCCGTTGCCAGAGCTTGAACAGGCGCATAAGACGAGGTTGATGCCTGTGTGTAGTGCTCTTGCTCTGAACGCTGTAAGGCGTTTAATACTTGCGACATTTACATCACCTCCTGATCAACAATCAGTGTTGGCGCTTGAGCCTGGGTCATAAGATCCAAGCGAGTGAGTGTTTGCTTACCCGCAATACCATCGACTGCCATCCCCTGCCAGCGTTGAAACGCTTCCACACGACGTTTTAGGCTGTCATCAAAAACACGCTTACTTTCCACTTGCTCACCGAACACTGCCGCTAATTTACTGTTCAGAGCCTCGATCGACTCACCTTGCATACCCTGGCGCAACGTCTCATCAAACTGACTCATCCACAGATAACGATATTCACCCGTCCACAGTTGCCCAAGCCACTCTAGCGGCAATGTCAGCTCTTTATCATCGATTAGCAATACAAATGACTCTGTCGTTAATTGATTGAGAACAGCAAAACGCTTTTGCCCATCAAGGCGCAAGGTCAATACCACTGGCATGTTGATATCAATCACATCTTTGATTGTGCCCAAGGCCATGCGGCAATTCATCACTGAATCAGACTCTTCTAAACATAAGGTATCAAACATAGACGCACGATAGCCCCATGTTTGATAAAGATCTCGAAGCGCGCCCTCTACCGTAAGCCCTTGACTAATCGTCGCCTTCGCTTCACTTGCGAGCGCTATCTGCTCGACGATTTCAACCTGAGGCTCACTGTCTATGACTGGTATCACTTGTGCTAATTGCTGCTGAGTAAAACGCTCTATATTCGGTAGTGCGGCATACGCGATACTGCATCCGATAGCCAATGCTGCTGCATATTTCCAGCCATGATTAACGGCTTTGCTTGGTTGCAAATGCGTGCTTGGCATCTGATAAGCCATAACCGATTCACAAGCCTGTGTAACAAGATTGACGGTTAACGCTGGCATTCCTGCATGATGTGCCATTTTTAAGCTCTCATCACATACGAGGTTGATGAGCCTTGGTATTCCTTGCGTGTAACGAGCTATCACACTCACCATTTTCTTTGAGAATAGAGTCACTGAACCGCCCGCTGTCGCTAAACGAAAACGGATATACGCGTCCGTTTCATCGGCATCTAGCGGCAATAAATGGTAACGGCCAGTGATGCGTTGCGCCAACTGGCGCAGCTGTGGCCACTGCAGTTTTTGCTGCAGTTCAGGTTGCCCTACCAGCAGAACTTTCAGCAGTTTTTGACTCTCTGTTTCTAAATTGGTAATTAGTCGAAGTTGTTCGAGCACATCTGGCGCGAGGTGCTGCGCCTCATCAATCACAAGCAGTGTTTGAACCCCTTGTGCATGGTTAGCCAATAAGTAGTGATGAATGGCTTGCGAGAGGTCTTTCAGGCTTGCATTCGCGGCGTACTCTATCGCGTATTCATCACACACAGCTTGCAATAGCTCAATCGACGAGAAGGTTGGGTTAAGGATTAATCCCGCCTTGGTGGCACTATCGAGGTTGGATAACATGGACTTAGCCACGGTTGTTTTCCCTGTACCCACCTCACCGGTCAGCATCGCCATACCGCCGCCCGATGTCAGGCCGGATTTCAGATAGGCAATCGCTTCTTGGTGTCGTTGACTAAGATAGAGATAGCGAGAATTGGGGACGATGGAAAACGGCCACTCCGAAAAGCCAAAATATTCTTTATACATCCCTTAACTCCCTATCATTGTTCAACTAAGGAAAGTACCATTAGTTGTCGTTAGCGCCAACGTCAAAGCGCTTATTATAAGGGGACATTGTGAAAATATATCTTGTTGGTGGGGCAGTTCGTGACCAACTCCTCGACCTTTCTGTTTACGATAAAGATTGGGTCGTTGTTGGAAGCACCCCTGAAGAAATGCTCTCACAGGGCTTTACTGCCGTTGGTAAAGACTTTCCCGTGTTCCTGCATCCTAAAACCAAACAAGAGCACGCCCTAGCGCGAACAGAACGTAAATCTGGCGCTGGATACACTGGCTTTGAATGCTTCTTTGATCAAAACGTCACGCTTGAGGAAGACTTACTGCGCCGTGACCTAACCATCAATGCCATAGCTCAAGACGAAGCCGGCAACTTATATGACCCATTTAACGGTCAACAAGACATCGATAATCGAATACTACGCCATGTCTCCGGCGCTTTTGTCGAAGACCCTTTGCGCGTGCTGCGTGTAGCTCGCTTTGCCGCAAAGCTCGCACATTTGGGCTTCACCATTGCTGATGAAACTATGCTTCTGATGCAGCAAATCAGCGTTTCTGGTGAGCTTGAGCACCTAACACCAGAACGCGTATGGCAAGAGTGGCATAAATCATTATCGACACAAAGCCCGCATATTTTCCTGTCAGTACTGCGAGAATGTGGCGCACTTGCAGTTGCTCTTCCCGAGTTGAATGCCTTGTTTGGTGTTCCTCAACCAGAGCAGTGGCACCCCGAAATTGATACGGGTATTCACACGCTGATGGTAGCAGAGCAAGCAGCACTACTAAGTGACTCTCTCCCTGTGCGCTTCGCCTCACAAGTGCATGACTTAGGAAAAGGGATCACCCCAAAATCTGAGTGGCCGAGTCACAAAATGCACTGCCACACTGGCGTTAAGCTGATTAAAAAATTATGCGACCGCGTTCGAGTTCCCAATGAGTTTCGCGATTTAGCAGTCATGGTTTGTGAGCAGCACTCCAATATCCATCGCGCCGCAGAACTCAAGCCGGCCACAATATTAAAGATCCTCAATAAGTTTGACGTTTGGCGTAAGCCGGAGCGTTTAAACGACATTTTACTTTGCTGCATGGCAGACAGCCGCGGAAGGACAGGGTTTGAAGATATTGAGTACCCACAAAAAGCATTATTCGAAGCCGCTTACCAATCCGCTTTAGCCGTGAATGTGCAATCGGTGATTGCCGATGGTTTTCAGGGAGCTGAGATACGTGCCGAGCTAGAACAACGCCGTATTGAAGCCATTAAAAACGCAAAAGAGCCAGTCTAATACTGGCTCTTGGTTCATATGTCACCTAATGCGACTTACGCATTTTGCTCGGTTAGTGACTCTTCCGGCTGTTTGTCTTTAATCAAACGACTGGTAATCGTACCGGCAGTCATTGCGCCTGATACGTTCAACGCAGTACGAGCCATATCAATCAGCGGTTCAATTGAGATTAGTAGCGCAGCAATCGTGACTGGCAAGCCCATTGCAGGAAGAACTATCAGAGCGGCAAACGTTGCACCGCCGCCGACACCCGCAATACCAAATGAGCTGATTGTGATGATCGCTACCAAAGACAAGATAAAGTTAATGTCCATTGGGTTGATACCCACTGTCGGCGCAACCATCACTGCGAGCATAGCTGGATAGATAC
Protein-coding sequences here:
- a CDS encoding inorganic phosphate transporter, producing MDILANYGTILILIAALFGFMMAVGIGANDVANAMGTSVGSKALTVKQAIIIAMIFEFAGAYLAGGEVTDTIRKGVIDTTLFADKPDVLVFGMLSALLAAGTWLLLASYMGWPVSTTHSIIGAIIGFACVSVGTEAVDWSSVQGIVGSWIVTPLISGFFAYLIFVSAQRLIFDTERPLMNAKRFVPVYMFITTIVIALVTIKKGLKHIGLHLSTGEAWIAAIAVSTLVMVGGYVYIQKKFANREDDHSFAGVEGIFSVLMVITACAMAFAHGSNDVANAIGPLSAVVSTVEHMGEITAKSRIAWWILPLGGVGIVVGLATLGHKVMATVGTGITELTPSRGFAAQLATASTVVLASGTGLPISTTQTLVGAVLGVGFARGIAALNLGVVRNIVASWIVTLPAGALLAVVFFYGIQAAFV
- a CDS encoding TIGR04211 family SH3 domain-containing protein is translated as MKKLIYLVLLAVTSVSTAFAQDHYIADKLFTYMHSGPGTEFRIIGSVNAGDKVQLTNTNRAAGYSEVVDSRGRKGWVESKFVTTQQSMAIRLPKVEKELAQANEALSNARSSADSEKAGLIDSLEARNQQLSELEETNTELNKQLTTSQTEIRELRARLDTQKEDLLLKYFMYGGGVAGLGLLFGLLLPHIMPRRKKSPAGWA
- a CDS encoding general secretion pathway protein GspB; this translates as MSQVLNALQRSEQEHYTQASTSSYAPVQALATAPRFSWPLASFALLLPSLCSIAYFGAQYVQDYRVHSSLQSQQEVEVVQQIERIDVAYTLSQVAPLQALVSVPKKPAVAHHQSDSYSLLPETESNIPPVTSPSGAEVIADDPLANLDLSQLSPEIAQRLQSVMSQPSTTNEPTSNTSTQIATTPSQQRVIALAQNSNDYYGRLPAMNFQTHVYSRAEDKRWVKINDVEYMQGDELNGGVVLESIEPQSCVIRFEGERLRIPALYDWKG
- a CDS encoding ExeA family protein encodes the protein MYKEYFGFSEWPFSIVPNSRYLYLSQRHQEAIAYLKSGLTSGGGMAMLTGEVGTGKTTVAKSMLSNLDSATKAGLILNPTFSSIELLQAVCDEYAIEYAANASLKDLSQAIHHYLLANHAQGVQTLLVIDEAQHLAPDVLEQLRLITNLETESQKLLKVLLVGQPELQQKLQWPQLRQLAQRITGRYHLLPLDADETDAYIRFRLATAGGSVTLFSKKMVSVIARYTQGIPRLINLVCDESLKMAHHAGMPALTVNLVTQACESVMAYQMPSTHLQPSKAVNHGWKYAAALAIGCSIAYAALPNIERFTQQQLAQVIPVIDSEPQVEIVEQIALASEAKATISQGLTVEGALRDLYQTWGYRASMFDTLCLEESDSVMNCRMALGTIKDVIDINMPVVLTLRLDGQKRFAVLNQLTTESFVLLIDDKELTLPLEWLGQLWTGEYRYLWMSQFDETLRQGMQGESIEALNSKLAAVFGEQVESKRVFDDSLKRRVEAFQRWQGMAVDGIAGKQTLTRLDLMTQAQAPTLIVDQEVM
- a CDS encoding multifunctional CCA addition/repair protein; the protein is MKIYLVGGAVRDQLLDLSVYDKDWVVVGSTPEEMLSQGFTAVGKDFPVFLHPKTKQEHALARTERKSGAGYTGFECFFDQNVTLEEDLLRRDLTINAIAQDEAGNLYDPFNGQQDIDNRILRHVSGAFVEDPLRVLRVARFAAKLAHLGFTIADETMLLMQQISVSGELEHLTPERVWQEWHKSLSTQSPHIFLSVLRECGALAVALPELNALFGVPQPEQWHPEIDTGIHTLMVAEQAALLSDSLPVRFASQVHDLGKGITPKSEWPSHKMHCHTGVKLIKKLCDRVRVPNEFRDLAVMVCEQHSNIHRAAELKPATILKILNKFDVWRKPERLNDILLCCMADSRGRTGFEDIEYPQKALFEAAYQSALAVNVQSVIADGFQGAEIRAELEQRRIEAIKNAKEPV